A single Thermococcus celericrescens DNA region contains:
- a CDS encoding class III signal peptide-containing protein, protein MFRLRRKKGQGAIEYLFMIAAALVIILIAVRYVGQSTGTASQQADIASLQSQAELAKSTLTAAGVWNDNYNVKLDDTKNILSIENNGNPVWNATATHESEYESLQIGSNSLTGGNGIPLSDVYNTCSSGGDNAKAACYVLADLGNGHKV, encoded by the coding sequence ATGTTCAGGCTAAGAAGGAAGAAGGGTCAGGGCGCCATCGAGTACCTGTTCATGATCGCGGCGGCCCTGGTTATAATACTGATTGCGGTTAGGTATGTTGGTCAGAGCACGGGCACTGCCAGCCAGCAGGCGGACATAGCTTCTCTTCAGAGCCAGGCAGAGCTTGCTAAGAGCACTCTCACTGCAGCGGGAGTCTGGAATGATAATTATAATGTCAAGCTTGATGATACCAAGAACATTTTGTCTATTGAAAACAATGGTAATCCTGTATGGAACGCAACTGCTACGCATGAGAGCGAGTATGAGAGCCTACAGATAGGATCAAACTCCCTAACTGGTGGCAATGGCATCCCCCTCAGCGACGTATACAACACCTGCTCCTCTGGTGGAGACAACGCAAAAGCAGCCTGCTATGTGCTCGCAGACCTTGGGAACGGACACAAAGTGTGA